One Mercurialis annua linkage group LG3, ddMerAnnu1.2, whole genome shotgun sequence DNA window includes the following coding sequences:
- the LOC126675217 gene encoding uncharacterized protein LOC126675217 yields the protein MSQQGFAIELYFDPALENQVLKAWNVLARRQISTQLIEIESRPHITLYSTQFVEPTKLESIVKSFALKQEPLPLSLSAVGGLPNDKNVLFLAPTPSLSLLQFQSQLCDALKKEGIEISEDYRPDSWIPYCAVAEDVPKARIGEAFCVLRDLKLPVTGYAMDIGLVEFSPVRELFSFVLGNSVEG from the coding sequence ATGTCACAACAAGGCTTTGCAATTGAGCTTTATTTCGATCCAGCACTAGAAAATCAAGTCTTGAAAGCATGGAATGTTCTAGCCAGACGCCAAATCAGTACCCAACTCATTGAAATCGAGTCTAGACCTCACATAACTCTCTATTCAACCCAATTTGTTGAGCCCACAAAGCTTGAATCAATCGTCAAATCTTTTGCTTTAAAGCAAGAACCCTTGCCTTTATCTTTATCTGCAGTTGGGGGCCTTCCAAATGACAAAAATGTCCTCTTTTTAGCACCTACACCTTCACTCTCACTTCTTCAGTTTCAATCTCAGTTATGTGATGCATTGAAAAAGGAAGGAATTGAGATTAGTGAAGACTACAGACCTGATTCATGGATTCCTTACTGTGCTGTTGCTGAGGATGTTCCAAAAGCAAGAATTGGTGAGGCATTTTGTGTTTTGAGAGATTTAAAGCTGCCTGTTACTGGGTATGCTATGGATATTGGATTGGTCGAGTTTTCGCCGGTTCGTGAATTATTTTCGTTCGTACTTGGTAATTCTGTAGAAGGatga
- the LOC126675216 gene encoding xyloglucan O-acetyltransferase 4: MGRLAPFLLFFLVLTTIFSLFILYSPNPFKFIPHKHVHDHQKLPRLINSQKEELEDCDLFKGQWIPDLKGSQYTNSSCVTIPNSKNCLRHGRKDRDFLNWRWKPNKCDLPRFDSKAFLEIVRGKTMAFVGDSVARNHMESLLCLLSQEDIPVDAYKDNEDRNRIWHFPAYDFTLKIIWTKFFVAGEERMINGSSSGIYDLHLDRIDNNWGRDLHTLDYIIISNGHWFFRPIHLHIGSNVVGCVYCNEPNITDRGINFAVTMAFRAALSHINQCRKCKGMVTLLRTFSPSHFENGSWDTGGSCNRTAPFRKEKIDFTSREWELRNLQVEEIEKANRRGRQGKRFKVLDITRTMLMRPDGHPGAFWGNKWMKGYNDCVHWCLPGPIDVWNDLLLGVLRTLQ; this comes from the exons ATGGGGAGACTAGctccttttttattattttttttggttttaaccACCATTTTTAGCTTGTTCATTCTCTATTCTCCAAACCCTTTTAAATTCATTCCTCATAAACATGTTCATGATCATCAAAAGCTCCCCAGATTGATCAATTCACAGAAGG AGGAGTTAGAGGATTGTGATTTGTTTAAAGGCCAGTGGATACCAGACCTTAAAGGGAGTCAATACACAAATTCAAGCTGCGTAACGATTCCGAATTCGAAGAATTGTTTGAGACATGGAAGAAAAGATAGAGATTTTCTTAATTGGAGATGGAAACCAAATAAATGTGATCTTCCAAGATTTGATTCAAAAGCTTTTTTGGAAATTGTTAGAGGCAAAACTATGGCATTTGTTGGTGACTCGGTTGCTAGGAATCATATGGAATCACTTCTTTGCCTCTTGTCACAG GAGGATATCCCTGTGGATGCATATAAGGACAATGAAGACAGAAATAGAATTTGGCATTTTCCTGCTTATGATTTCACCCTTAAGATTATTTGGACGAAATTTTTTGTAGCAGGCGAAGAGAGAATGATCAATGGTTCTTCATCGGGCATTTACGACTTGCATCTAGACAGAATTGACAATAACTGGGGAAGGGACCTCCATACCTTAGATTACATAATCATCTCCAATGGACATTGGTTCTTTAGACCGATACACTTGCACATAGGTTCGAATGTAGTAGGATGTGTCTACTGCAACGAGCCGAATATAACTGACCGAGGAATTAATTTTGCAGTTACTATGGCATTTCGAGCTGCATTGAGTCACATTAACCAGTGTAGGAAATGCAAGGGTATGGTGACATTGTTAAGGACATTTTCACCATCGCACTTTGAGAACGGATCTTGGGATACTGGAGGGAGTTGTAATAGGACAGCACCTTTCCGCAAGGAGAAGATCGACTTCACTTCTCGTGAATGGGAACTAAGGAACTTGCAGGTAGAGGAGATCGAAAAAGCAAACAGGAGGGGACGACAAGGGAAGAGATTCAAGGTATTGGATATTACAAGGACTATGCTTATGAGGCCCGATGGGCACCCTGGAGCTTTCTGGGGAAACAAGTGGATGAAGGGTTATAACGACTGTGTACATTGGTGCTTACCAGGTCCGATTGATGTATGGAATGACTTGTTGCTCGGTGTTCTCCGAACACTCCAATGA